A section of the Babesia microti strain RI chromosome I, complete genome genome encodes:
- a CDS encoding hypothetical protein (overlaps_old_locusTagID:BBM_I01530): MDSSLDFLSCLESGILNNHGSETSQKYDQQPTLQLAISAISMDSKNSSVMRQFNIDYRTKCIDSKYMINESRQIVYIMRLLQNTNHSSLQIWDHVAAVHANKSNFEMESNGVIKLKFNESVPIFLKEKSEDFFLTQRNIFMLEIAFAFLTQFCDKPKIIGFGATQLKSIELYGKRLTLPLFTVDRKKQGFVFATLALKGVKWREIDDKEMIECAKNDIIPIAECDSNILSNSLFQHADYLNNCIVNFGTNIHHQSINVKIPDPLDMKNKSLHSKNLNDLEQENIEISNLNPLKESLAHDEIDNSITYNSIIHHYSPTNIKIQHGKSPVNISIASLNSKYKGSDITAPNREINSPSNFIMINSGNIETPSNLMKDLLDNYDKVKHNSEAKVYLDNMALKNYSSLIEELVEASKNPMAGVYSSQSCKSPSQVELNGIKSVLELKQMQRKILSKRVENLLLSNDYGMGTSNDYTQVADVNWADHVDQLLKNAGERLNIYFNDPQFVSLPI; this comes from the coding sequence ATGGATTCCAGCCTGGATTTCCTTTCTTGCCTTGAGAGTGGCATTTTGAACAATCATGGAAGTGAAACATCGCAAAAGTACGATCAGCAACCTACATTACAGTTGGCAATTAGTGCAATTTCAATGGATTCCAAGAACTCATCCGTTATGAGACAGTTTAACATAGATTACAGAACCAAATGTATTGATTCTAAATACATGATTAACGAATCTAGGCAAATAGTTTACATTATGCGATTGCTTCAAAACACTAATCACAGTAGTTTGCAAATATGGGACCACGTGGCGGCAGTCCACGCTaacaaatcaaattttgagaTGGAATCAAACGGCGTTATCAAACTAAAGTTTAACGAAAGTGTGCCGATTTTTCTGAAAGAAAAATCGGAAGACTTTTTTTTGACGCAacgaaatatttttatgcTAGAGATCGCATTTGCCTTCCTAACAcaattttgtgataaacCTAAAATAATAGGGTTTGGCGCTACACAGCTCAAATCAATAGAATTGTATGGAAAGAGATTAACTCTTCCATTATTTACCGTAGATCGTAAGAAACAGGGTTTTGTTTTCGCAACTTTGGCACTGAAAGGCGTTAAATGGCgtgaaattgatgataaagAAATGATTGAATGtgctaaaaatgatataattcCAATTGCAGAGTGTGACTCTAATATactttcaaattcattattcCAACATGCGGAttatttgaacaattgtATTGTGAATTTTGGAACCAATATCCACCATCAAAGTATTAATGTTAAAATTCCAGATCCACTGGACATGAAAAATAAATCGTTACATTCCAAGaatctaaatgatttggaacaggaaaatattgaaatttcaAATCTCAACCCTTTGAAAGAGTCGTTAGCACACgatgaaattgacaattcAATAACTTATAACTCGATTATACATCATTATTCGCCCACGAACATCAAAATCCAGCATGGAAAATCTCCAGTCAACATTTCTATCGCATCGCTCAATAGTAAATATAAAGGTTCAGATATTACTGCACCAAACCGTGAAATTAACAGTCCCTCAAACTTTATAATGATAAACAGTGGCAACATTGAAACTCCTAGCAACTTGATGAAGGATTTGCTCGACAACTATGACAAGGTCAAACATAATTCGGAAGCTAAGGTTTATCTAGACAACATGGCACTCAAGAACTATTCCTCTTTAATAGAAGAGTTGGTGGAGGCATCGAAAAATCCAATGGCTGGCGTTTATTCTAGCCAGTCATGCAAATCCCCTTCACAAGTAGAGCTAAACGGGATAAAAAGTGTGCTAGAATTGAAGCAGATGCAGCGTAAGATCTTATCCAAGCGTGTAGAAAATTTGCTGCTTTCCAATGACTATGGAATGGGTACTAGTAATGATTATACACAAGTCGCTGATGTCAATTGGGCTGATCATGTAGATCAATTGCTAAAAAATGCAGGGGAGAGGCTGAACATATATTTCAACGACCCTCAGTTTGTATCACTACCAATATGA
- a CDS encoding hypothetical protein (overlaps_old_locusTagID:BBM_I01535) — MADSDQFCVDNDCFNEALYLDHFLKTTGIEDILEKKRQVEYQLNCARRERDKILTELEFQIVNGIKNINKLANDSIMLKSQSKLLEGDYQRLLQLDKPYLMAFNNYINEYKLIETKTRISCMYKIPMMIKCALESNDVTRALLLLSNAYSISDTANYPSELKDICSQLIPTVTEVEKMIALHIIGGSYLPTESLYQYLTSINVDLHKSQTLHILNYLNMLDYHLKIIANCDVKLLFYTSKLYLNRLDSLKKFISNYKRSNSDICMSCAVKLQNYAGNFEELASKLCKDGEVISDLCLKCHLSPMFAKLLSAYKSEDIITVISKAKSLDPHEFNYCIMIESLKSLSIDFESELELIGDCITSNLDMFINNLDSHSFNPIFNSIKKSINNANNLYNWVREFTSVDPKLTFLNVCSNFVNNVIKIFCHIIMQECSLDNDKRSNDEYYAKSIASINYHDSLLKNYVMFNPYINPKHNVIHSKILKSAENVNNYYIINTNRNFLHMSLKLIISIKTLLLPQIIDYMNTTFNHFDSKLEDINLYHLFNVKNDCKQCKNLHFMEVVPFDNPKNSIYAMLKFLVSELLLNSSIETAIDLSKKITSIYLIRSKEPKGLNSEQIGTEICDVKELLKRRLANTVNLLEPIPINNNSTFSLDKHILSHKMYINIDPMIDDRHRLIEYHVYLVVVQIIECLRSEYINSSALLDKISRELAKVTIDFLATKNITLSHSICDLWHSITKCIHRTR; from the coding sequence ATGGCAGATAGTGACCAATTTTGTGTGGATAATGATTGCTTCAATGAAGCACTTTATCTAgatcattttttaaaaacCACTGGCATTGAAGATATTCTTGAAAAGAAACGCCAAGTTGAGTATCAACTTAATTGCGCACGTAGGGAGAGGGATAAGATTCTGACTGAACTAGaatttcaaattgtcaatggaattaaaaatataaataaactTGCAAATGATTCTATAATGCTAAAGTCTCAGAGTAAACTGCTGGAAGGTGATTACCAGCGATTACTACAATTAGATAAACCATACCTGATGGCCTTCaacaattatattaatgaatACAAACTAATAGAAACAAAAACAAGAATTTCTTGCATGTACAAAATACCCATGATGATCAAATGTGCATTGGAAAGCAATGATGTTACACGGGCACTATTACTGCTTTCCAACGCCTATTCTATTTCTGATACTGCCAATTATCCCAGCGAACTGAAAGACATTTGTTCACAACTAATCCCTACTGTAACTGAAGTTGAAAAAATGATAGCATTGCACATTATTGGCGGATCATATCTGCCAACAGAATCGCTATACCAATATCTCACGTCAATCAATGTGGACCTGCATAAATCACAAACGCTGCATATTTTAAACTATCTAAATATGCTAGATtatcatttgaaaattattgctAATTGTGATGTTAAATTGCTATTTTACACTTCAAAACTGTATTTGAATAGGTTGGATTCACTTAAGAAATTTATAAGCAACTATAAACGCTCAAATAGTGATATATGTATGTCTTGCGCGGTAAAACTTCAAAATTACGCTGGCAATTTTGAAGAACTGGCTAGTAAACTATGTAAAGATGGAGAAGTTATATCTGATCTCTGTCTAAAATGTCATCTGTCTCCCATGTTTGCCAAACTACTATCCGCCTATAAATCAGAAGATATAATTACAGTAATTTCCAAAGCAAAGTCACTTGATCCCCATGAATTCAATTATTGCATAATGATAGAATCACTAAAATCATTAAGTATTGATTTCGAATCCGAATTGGAATTGATTGGAGACTGTATAACgtcaaatttggatatgttCATTAATAACCTAGACTCGCATTCCTTCAATCCTATATTCAACTCGATCAAAAAATCCATCAATAATGCCAATAACTTATACAATTGGGTTCGGGAATTTACGAGCGTAGATCCAAAACTCACATTTCTCAACGTTTGCTCTAACTTTGTTAACAATGTTATAAAAATCTTTTGTCACATAATAATGCAAGAATGTTCACtagataatgataaaaggTCTAATGACGAATACTATGCCAAATCTATTGCTAGCATTAACTATCATGACTCATTGTTAAAAAACTACGTAATGTTTAACCCATATATCAATCCAAAACATAATGTAATTCACTCCAAAATACTAAAATCCGCTGAAAATgtgaataattattacataattaacaCCAATCGTAACTTTTTACACATGTCGTTGaagttaattatatcaatcaAGACCCTTCTGTTgccacaaataattgattacaTGAATACAACTTTCAACCACTTTGACTCTAAATTAGAGGATATCAACCTATATCACCTTTTTAAcgttaaaaatgattgCAAGCagtgtaaaaatttacattttatgGAAGTTGTACCATTCGATAACCCCAAAAATAGCATCTACGCAATGTTGAAGTTTTTGGTATCTGAATTACTTCTAAATTCATCCATCGAAACCGCTATTGATTTGTCAAAGAAAATAACATCAATCTATCTAATTCGAAGTAAGGAACCTAAGGGACTAAATTCTGAACAAATTGGGACGGAAATTTGTGATGTTAAGGAGTTGCTGAAAAGAAGACTCGCCAACACTGTTAATCTGTTAGAACCAATCCctattaataataactcTACATTCTCCCTTGACAAACACATTCTATCCcataaaatgtatattaacATTGACCCAATGATAGATGATCGCCACAGATTAATCGAATATCACGTTTACCTGGTAGTAGTGCAGATCATCGAGTGTTTGAGGTCAGAATACATCAACTCATCTGCCCTGCTTGACAAAATATCGAGAGAACTGGCCAAGGTTACGATTGATTTTTTGGctacaaaaaatataacgCTTTCTCACTCCATTTGTGACTTGTGGCATTCTATCACAAAATGTATCCATCGCACCAGATAG
- a CDS encoding Ribosomal RNA small subunit methyltransferase F (overlaps_old_locusTagID:BBM_I01540), whose product MNNEEAFRRYLQDNNIPANKYFQAYNKVAAGLKPRYFRFPHKNLTYSFGLTHKRVLWLRDVELFAICGKKPLPRNAVGLDAASAAAVEALRLSVLAKQAHISILDMCCAPGGKLLAIASTLIKYITTGDAKVTIVGLDSSYRRLKVCNALLRKEGLPSEVLVKLICTDSTNFDPSETFKNIIDNKDCTVPCSYDRVIVDVECSHEGSLRSVLRTVKYWGARQFEYRWLNQNYIDDLVETQCMLLNKALDLCKPGGMVVYSTCSLIDRENQGVIKRILNQRSDVYAHPLPIRQCECCTVATNATKNEFEHFDWPAEGVDIKSEYRYGDFRLDSEGPCKNDSSGSFCAVLFNALSETSTTDGQFIASLLKQPKTE is encoded by the coding sequence ATGAATAATGAAGAGGCCTTTAGAAGGTATTTGCAAGACAATAACATCCCTGCAAATAAGTACTTCCAGGCATATAACAAGGTTGCAGCTGGTTTAAAACCCAGATATTTCCGATTCCCGCacaaaaatttaacatattcGTTTGGTTTGACTCATAAACGTGTTTTATGGCTTAGGGATGTTGAATTGTTTGCTATCTGTGGGAAAAAACCTCTACCTAGAAATGCAGTGGGTTTGGATGCAGCAAGTGCTGCTGCTGTGGAAGCTCTCAGATTATCCGTCTTGGCCAAGCAGGCCCacatatcaattttggatatgTGTTGTGCCCCTGGAGGGAAATTACTGGCAATAGCTTCAACTCtcatcaaatatatcaccACAGGCGATGCAAAAGTTACAATTGTGGGACTAGATTCGAGTTATAGGAGGCTAAAAGTCTGTAATGCGTTATTAAGAAAGGAAGGCCTGCCATCTGAAGTATTGGTTAAACTGATTTGCACTGATTCAACTAATTTTGATCCGAGTGAAAccttcaaaaatatcatagATAATAAGGATTGCACGGTACCATGTAGCTACGATAGGGTAATTGTTGACGTTGAATGCTCGCATGAGGGTTCATTAAGGTCCGTGTTAAGGACCGTTAAATACTGGGGTGCCCGTCAGTTTGAGTACAGATGGTTAAATCAGAACTATATTGATGATTTGGTGGAAACCCAGTGCATGCTATTGAATAAGGCATTGGACCTATGTAAGCCCGGTGGCATGGTTGTTTACTCCACCTGTTCCCTAATCGATAGAGAGAACCAGGGAGTTATAAAGAGGATTTTGAATCAAAGGAGCGATGTATATGCACATCCACTCCCTATTAGGCAGTGCGAATGTTGCACAGTAGCTACAAATGCAACTAAAAATGAGTTTGAACATTTTGATTGGCCCGCAGAGGGAGTGGACATAAAATCAGAGTATAGGTATGGCGATTTTAGGCTTGATTCCGAGGGTCCATGTAAAAATGACTCATCCGGGAGTTTTTGTGCCGTATTGTTCAATGCACTAAGTGAGACAAGTACCACAGACGGGCAATTTATCGCAAGTCTGCTGAAACAACCAAAAACAgaataa